One Pectobacterium colocasium DNA segment encodes these proteins:
- a CDS encoding type II secretion system F family protein produces MSDARLNLITLLVFCSVLMLLLAVNAWRKSRQQRTQREQRWQQILNEVSPSAAVVASDSILRDEIKTPLMGIPVIGRWLAILWAQMTFIGWKKNLLQRSLALAAVCLILGMILGQRTLLPLTMGLVFTLLLFISIGLLLFRSTLQKHLKALRESLPEAIDAITRSCRAGVPVANTFAIVAEHLAGPLANEFKTIDHWLRLGIPLRQVIQASATRVPMSEYRFFVVILIINQEAGGRLGETLERLSATLRERRELQLKVQSKTSEARASAKIVAALFPGCLAYLYMKSPEDFSFLFSDPVGTMVLVYALCSVSVGMLITHVMVKRIG; encoded by the coding sequence ATGAGTGACGCACGTCTGAACCTGATTACGCTGCTGGTGTTTTGCAGCGTGCTGATGCTGCTTCTGGCGGTTAACGCCTGGAGAAAATCGCGGCAGCAGCGCACGCAGCGTGAACAGCGCTGGCAGCAGATTTTGAACGAGGTTAGCCCGTCGGCGGCAGTGGTGGCGTCTGATTCCATTCTGCGTGACGAGATCAAAACGCCGCTGATGGGCATTCCTGTCATTGGGCGCTGGCTGGCGATCCTCTGGGCGCAGATGACGTTCATCGGCTGGAAAAAGAACCTGCTTCAGCGTTCTCTGGCGCTGGCGGCAGTCTGCCTGATCCTCGGCATGATTCTGGGACAGCGTACGCTGCTGCCGCTCACGATGGGGCTGGTATTTACGCTGCTGCTGTTTATCAGTATCGGCTTGCTGCTGTTCCGCTCGACGTTGCAGAAGCACCTGAAAGCACTGCGCGAGAGCCTGCCGGAAGCGATTGATGCCATTACCCGCAGCTGTCGTGCCGGTGTGCCCGTTGCGAATACGTTTGCGATTGTCGCTGAACACCTGGCCGGGCCGCTGGCAAATGAATTCAAGACGATCGATCACTGGCTGCGGCTCGGTATTCCGTTGCGTCAGGTGATTCAGGCCTCGGCCACGCGGGTGCCGATGTCTGAGTATCGCTTTTTCGTGGTGATTCTGATCATCAATCAGGAAGCCGGTGGACGACTGGGCGAAACGCTGGAGCGTCTGTCTGCCACGCTGCGTGAACGTCGCGAGCTGCAACTCAAAGTGCAATCCAAGACGTCCGAGGCGCGGGCATCCGCCAAGATTGTCGCCGCGCTGTTTCCCGGCTGTTTGGCCTATCTGTATATGAAATCACCGGAGGATTTCAGCTTCTTGTTCTCCGATCCGGTAGGCACGATGGTACTGGTTTACGCCTTGTGTAGCGTCTCGGTCGGTATGTTAATCACGCACGTTATGGTCAAACGGATAGGGTAA
- a CDS encoding type II secretion system F family protein encodes MTIFDDPLLLLALVLMVAGIYLARMQHKTQQYKQLEIRMRGHLPTASIEAASQENILRGQGTTLSPLLEKLLQPLATQGERLSGSERDRRNLRRLLDLAGIRRNEAVGWLVMGKFAAGALLAIALVWGWLPPADRAGLTGVAAGLIGFFVGTMVPEWWLKWRAASRGEKLARAVPDALDLMVVCAEAGLPIGRVLQVVSKELGLSSPEMADELHYTAAELQILSDRTLAMKHLAERTRVSEIESMVATLIQAERYGTPLSQALRTIADESRKTLILSLEEKAGKLPAQLSVPLMALILPPIIAIMASPALVRVVRLLAQ; translated from the coding sequence ATGACGATATTTGACGACCCTTTACTGTTACTGGCGCTCGTGTTGATGGTGGCGGGGATTTATCTGGCACGTATGCAGCATAAAACGCAGCAATACAAGCAACTGGAAATTCGCATGCGCGGGCATTTGCCCACGGCCTCTATAGAGGCGGCCTCTCAGGAAAACATCCTGAGAGGCCAGGGAACGACATTATCTCCCCTGCTGGAAAAGCTGTTGCAGCCGCTGGCCACACAGGGCGAGCGTCTGTCGGGATCGGAACGCGATCGCCGCAATCTGCGCCGCCTGCTGGATCTGGCTGGGATCCGCCGCAACGAAGCGGTGGGCTGGTTAGTGATGGGGAAATTTGCCGCCGGAGCGCTGCTTGCTATCGCGCTGGTGTGGGGCTGGTTACCGCCCGCTGATCGTGCGGGGCTGACAGGCGTTGCGGCGGGATTGATTGGTTTCTTTGTCGGTACCATGGTGCCGGAGTGGTGGCTGAAATGGCGTGCGGCAAGCCGGGGCGAAAAGCTGGCGCGCGCGGTACCAGATGCGCTGGATTTGATGGTGGTCTGTGCCGAAGCCGGTCTGCCGATTGGGCGCGTGTTGCAGGTGGTATCGAAAGAACTGGGACTGTCTTCACCGGAAATGGCGGACGAACTGCACTACACCGCCGCAGAATTGCAGATCCTGTCGGATCGTACGCTGGCGATGAAACATCTGGCGGAGCGTACCCGCGTCAGTGAGATTGAAAGCATGGTGGCGACGCTGATTCAGGCAGAACGCTACGGTACGCCGCTGTCTCAGGCACTGCGCACGATCGCGGATGAAAGCCGCAAGACGCTGATTCTGAGTCTGGAAGAGAAAGCGGGCAAGCTTCCTGCGCAGTTGAGCGTGCCGCTGATGGCGCTGATCCTGCCGCCGATTATCGCCATTATGGCGTCGCCTGCGCTGGTGCGGGTGGTTCGCCTGTTGGCGCAGTAG
- a CDS encoding tetratricopeptide repeat protein, which translates to MIDLVAKLKRGAPMLALLIVSTVLVGCGSSMAIKGSKDEGLRLARLLRDQGRVEAATEVYARLDSRDALKGAEMLEYASVAALVRSSQQTLELYGRARQALGGDTNKMTPEEALAVCLGMGRAQLALGRNTMAQTDFACALKAQPNDAGALNGMGVVMDASGKHAEARQLFEKALQVNPADVAALNNLALSWLASGNADKAISLLRSVDESNATGRLNLALAYLSESRDTDARAALATIAQPQRIDGLIDELNQRLQQMQQDKSRGEALLLSSRQRLQLSAPE; encoded by the coding sequence ATGATCGATCTGGTAGCAAAACTTAAGCGCGGCGCCCCCATGCTGGCATTGCTCATCGTCAGTACCGTGCTGGTGGGATGCGGCAGCTCGATGGCGATTAAAGGCAGTAAGGATGAAGGGCTGCGTCTGGCACGCCTGCTGCGCGATCAGGGGCGTGTTGAGGCGGCAACGGAAGTGTATGCGCGTCTGGATAGCCGTGATGCGTTGAAAGGCGCAGAGATGCTGGAGTATGCCAGCGTGGCCGCACTGGTGCGCTCGTCACAGCAAACGTTGGAATTATACGGACGAGCACGTCAGGCGTTGGGCGGCGATACCAACAAAATGACGCCGGAAGAAGCACTGGCGGTGTGTCTGGGAATGGGCCGTGCGCAGTTGGCATTAGGGCGTAATACCATGGCGCAGACCGACTTTGCCTGTGCGCTGAAAGCACAGCCAAACGATGCTGGCGCCCTCAATGGCATGGGCGTGGTAATGGATGCCTCAGGCAAACACGCAGAAGCGCGCCAGCTGTTTGAAAAAGCGTTGCAGGTGAATCCTGCCGATGTGGCGGCACTCAATAATCTGGCGCTCTCCTGGCTGGCAAGCGGCAACGCGGACAAAGCCATTTCTCTGCTGCGCTCGGTGGATGAAAGCAACGCAACCGGTCGGTTGAATCTGGCGCTGGCCTACCTCTCCGAGAGCAGAGACACTGACGCGCGTGCGGCGCTGGCGACCATTGCCCAGCCACAGCGTATTGATGGTCTGATCGACGAGTTGAACCAGCGTTTACAGCAGATGCAGCAGGATAAATCCCGTGGTGAAGCGCTGCTGTTATCCAGTCGTCAACGCCTGCAATTGAGCGCTCCTGAGTAA
- a CDS encoding TadE/TadG family type IV pilus assembly protein has product MTDFLLKTSRSWKASHLLNGLRRFWFSRGASTAVETALAFPIVLAMGSLCADIYTVGLERTRMEQRAGAIASILAMQQKLDEKGLEGLLNTVLPTEGLGNYQLLISNVRQTGELYWQLSRGTAEALCAESETLPGEEYLPELPERDREEGSKNTSMIVVEMCRQGKDVSLLGGLSLGGLLHASSVNRVAINVVDLDEVLRKEAGLEEEEQ; this is encoded by the coding sequence ATGACTGATTTTTTACTGAAAACCAGTCGTTCATGGAAAGCCAGCCATTTACTGAATGGGCTCCGCCGCTTCTGGTTTTCTCGCGGCGCGTCTACTGCGGTAGAAACGGCGTTAGCGTTTCCTATTGTGTTGGCGATGGGGTCGCTGTGTGCGGATATCTATACCGTCGGGCTGGAACGCACGCGTATGGAACAACGTGCGGGTGCCATCGCGTCGATACTGGCGATGCAGCAGAAGCTCGATGAAAAAGGCTTGGAAGGGCTACTCAACACGGTGTTACCAACGGAAGGATTAGGCAATTATCAACTGTTAATCAGCAATGTACGCCAGACTGGCGAGCTGTACTGGCAGTTGAGCAGGGGCACGGCAGAAGCACTGTGCGCGGAAAGTGAAACGCTGCCAGGTGAAGAATATCTTCCTGAACTGCCGGAAAGAGACCGCGAAGAGGGCAGCAAAAATACCTCCATGATCGTGGTTGAGATGTGCCGTCAGGGGAAAGATGTGAGCCTGTTGGGCGGCCTGTCGCTGGGCGGGCTGTTACATGCCTCGTCAGTCAATCGGGTCGCTATCAACGTGGTGGATCTGGATGAGGTACTCCGAAAAGAGGCCGGTCTGGAAGAAGAAGAGCAGTAG
- a CDS encoding Tad domain-containing protein has translation MKKTLQNRRVKKDDSRTTLFWRERLSAFIQQEKGAGTGFYVLGAMALLMTAAFIVDTSTATGDATQIKRATDAAALAVGHQATINGEEYSQEDTNKLAYEYVKNNLGMNKALSEKLVAGDVSVMEGQNSATRKTYTVTVAFETKPSLLNLGARKQEVYSTSEIVNRPTEIAFVMPVTGDMSEGDIRSLKSVSRSFVERMLSSADGKRDNLWLSLVPYSQSVNVYDAEDANRIRRWSTPSALIPPELRSLFASGVVSSLADRRFPDRRANLLCMYRGLGREENFFWDEPPVGQFRVYYRHDLPQNGSPGAPPISWRGPNPDLYPWDNNSDVVDTRFIVADRGCPNAALMPLTNEESKLNQRIEQFSARFNTNYAIAMGWAGAALSPNMRGSDGWGDATLPLDFNLDGNGDGQKVIVMMANTIGNWFDTDSYNFNRNEFRGSAGGELPRSFAAQRFRDLCSSFRARNIKFYFVGIRPGDPEDFGRNLFDQEATPGLLVCTEGERRMSFIDGAGFGAEGVEEQLIQRLNRIAGQIETEGGYVRLVE, from the coding sequence ATGAAAAAAACCTTACAGAACAGACGAGTAAAAAAAGACGATAGCAGAACCACTCTGTTCTGGCGTGAACGCCTGTCTGCCTTTATTCAGCAGGAAAAAGGGGCGGGTACAGGGTTTTATGTGCTGGGTGCGATGGCGTTGTTGATGACGGCGGCTTTTATCGTGGATACCTCCACGGCGACCGGCGATGCGACGCAAATCAAACGCGCGACAGATGCCGCCGCGCTGGCTGTCGGGCATCAGGCGACCATTAATGGTGAAGAGTACAGCCAGGAAGACACCAATAAGCTGGCGTATGAATACGTCAAAAATAATCTGGGGATGAATAAAGCCCTGAGTGAAAAGCTGGTGGCTGGGGACGTCTCCGTCATGGAAGGACAGAATAGTGCTACGCGTAAAACCTACACCGTTACTGTCGCCTTTGAAACCAAGCCTAGCCTGCTGAACCTCGGTGCAAGGAAGCAGGAAGTGTACTCGACGTCAGAGATCGTCAACCGCCCGACCGAAATTGCCTTTGTCATGCCAGTGACGGGGGATATGAGCGAAGGGGATATCCGTTCGCTGAAAAGTGTTAGCCGCAGCTTCGTTGAGCGCATGCTGAGCAGCGCGGACGGTAAACGCGACAACCTGTGGCTGTCTCTGGTGCCCTATAGCCAATCGGTCAATGTCTATGATGCGGAAGATGCCAACCGTATTCGTCGCTGGTCTACGCCGAGTGCGTTGATTCCCCCCGAACTGCGTTCGCTCTTTGCCAGCGGCGTGGTGAGTAGTCTGGCCGATCGTCGATTCCCCGATCGTCGTGCCAATTTGTTGTGTATGTACCGTGGGTTGGGTCGTGAAGAAAACTTCTTCTGGGATGAACCGCCTGTCGGTCAATTCCGCGTGTATTACCGTCACGATCTGCCGCAAAACGGCAGCCCCGGTGCGCCACCGATCTCCTGGCGTGGTCCCAATCCCGATCTCTACCCGTGGGACAACAACTCCGATGTCGTAGATACCCGCTTTATCGTCGCAGATAGAGGGTGCCCGAACGCGGCGCTGATGCCGTTGACCAATGAAGAAAGCAAGCTGAATCAGCGTATCGAACAGTTTTCTGCCCGTTTCAACACCAACTATGCCATCGCGATGGGGTGGGCAGGCGCGGCGCTGTCACCCAATATGCGCGGTTCAGACGGCTGGGGCGATGCGACCTTGCCGCTGGATTTCAATCTGGACGGCAACGGTGACGGGCAAAAAGTGATCGTCATGATGGCCAACACCATTGGTAACTGGTTCGATACCGATAGCTATAACTTCAATCGCAATGAATTCCGTGGTTCAGCAGGAGGCGAACTGCCTCGCTCCTTTGCCGCCCAGCGTTTCCGCGATCTCTGTTCCAGCTTCCGCGCGCGCAACATCAAGTTCTATTTTGTCGGCATTCGTCCCGGTGACCCTGAAGATTTTGGTCGCAACCTGTTTGATCAGGAAGCGACACCAGGTCTGTTGGTCTGCACTGAGGGTGAAAGACGTATGAGTTTTATCGATGGTGCAGGCTTCGGCGCAGAGGGCGTTGAAGAGCAGTTGATCCAACGCCTGAACCGCATTGCTGGTCAGATTGAAACCGAGGGCGGCTACGTGCGGCTGGTGGAATAA